One Actinoplanes missouriensis 431 DNA segment encodes these proteins:
- a CDS encoding RHS repeat-associated core domain-containing protein, which produces MATSAARPDDLDAFVRGNRAADDGLRGRLAQLRAAYGDFQDGNRWGRLDATSLINAFGQYLDLNEVDARWVAQIAEAFRAAGGEGDLARLPDAAIAASLRAAGLGGGRASVTFDDPMGYGFPPTSGFADDPVNTATGNFLIAVSDSRQWRRVYNSRSAAVGAFGLGWSSWADCSLRAEVVGAVYAGPDGQRALFARQGAGYGRVVGVPAEVVPAGDGLELRWFDGRVWVFDGAGRLTIADTLTFGYADGRLSAVTDRGGRSVAISWDGDRIGSVGDVVYAYSGGVLISAGDQRYELDEQGRVSAVVDADGVAEARNSYDVAGRVVEQVSRFGRRTRYVYLPGRVTVVGDFDGGITNTYVHDQNGRLLSVTDGHGERLSRTYDEWGNPVTVTDRKGAVSTMRWDDRGRLLRRALPAGEIFEYRYDDAGRVLAVTAGDAHVRYRYSGEERTPSEIVDAEGGVTRLEVRDGLVQRVTDPDGVSLDFGFDAAGDMVTVTDGLGNTARLERDAEGRLVTTVTPLGRQTRFRYDGRGRLVEREDPAGGIWRYEYSPAGRIVSVTDPGGARRETRYGPHGSAEATVDPLGRITSRHHDDMGNLARLIAPDGAKWDFTYDALSRLTATTDPAGATWLREYDAEGNPVGTVDPAGVHRTVAVDRNGRITGLGDGLTGSAFEYDELGRTTAHLRPDGTAARAGYDRCGRRTTITDPVGGVTRIEYTPGGRIRRLLSPGGRETVFDYDAAGRRVARVDGAGRRTEYRYDADGTLIAAGPAASRPPAAGADDAGRVVPAGADDGGLAAGTVTFGYDDAGRLVDRDGTRYRYDAVGRVVAVTDPAGGTRRYERDPAGRVVAAIDPLGNRTTYEYHPRGWLTTITDPLGGTVTRRHDEMGRVVAETDPLGRVTTFTWDPAGRLISRTDGAGRTVTWSYDTSGRVVTMAAADGSTVTFRRDTLGRPVSISDGPHEQRLTWDRAGRLVSRERDGLVLGRRYGPDGERTALILPDGSETTYRYDAGGLLSGVTSPVTGHLAVTRDALGRIVAVSGDHSGAAATWEYDPRGRVAGYRLGQRETRLTRDAAGRVVADGRNTYRYDAAGQLVAAGERTLEYDAAGRLVRDGDRTFDYDAAGQLGGCEYDGSGRRLRDPDRTYQWDGFGRLSSITVGDRRIPVRVDITGELAEVDGKAVLWDRAPCWIGGEAVAGPGVPWQMGATSLEPDWQGTPAGAERDVWGAPALAEPGIGYRGELEFGGLTWLRNRVYDPSSRAFLSPDPLPAVPGTAWSGNPYHYAGNDPVGHADPLGLRPISDSELAAYREGMGSGFFEDAADWVGENWEYLAAGAMVVGGVALMFTGVGGPAGIALMAASGGLIAGGASAGIQKFTTGEVNWGQVGRDALIGAAAGGVGAGTVAALSSSTRLAATNPFVRELVVNGAESVVSGGIDRGLTGGDIFNPRALTADLLGGGVLHSPAALRSPAPGELVDVWRFHNAADPQTLRSRLSAEPPHTQRLYEWALENDPTLFPQMREEHATGFYTHSPFVSVTDNPAAAAATTDPGLSTIINGFPGPSYMQAPDMSYFRVPGDRLHRPDFELSHQEGELLFYGDDLADFLVETRPNPYLLPPSGGP; this is translated from the coding sequence ATGGCGACGAGTGCGGCGCGGCCGGATGATCTGGACGCTTTCGTCCGCGGCAACCGCGCGGCGGACGACGGTTTGCGCGGCCGGCTCGCGCAGTTACGCGCGGCCTACGGCGATTTCCAGGACGGCAATCGGTGGGGGCGGCTTGACGCTACATCGTTGATCAATGCGTTCGGTCAGTATCTGGATCTGAACGAGGTCGACGCTCGGTGGGTGGCGCAGATCGCGGAGGCGTTCCGGGCCGCGGGCGGAGAGGGGGATCTTGCACGGTTGCCGGATGCGGCGATTGCGGCGTCGTTGCGTGCGGCCGGTTTGGGTGGTGGGCGCGCTTCGGTGACGTTCGACGATCCGATGGGGTACGGGTTTCCGCCGACCAGTGGTTTTGCGGATGATCCGGTGAATACCGCGACGGGAAACTTCTTGATCGCGGTGTCCGATTCTCGTCAGTGGCGTCGGGTCTACAACAGTCGGTCGGCTGCGGTGGGGGCGTTCGGTCTGGGGTGGTCTTCGTGGGCTGATTGTTCGTTGCGGGCTGAGGTCGTCGGCGCGGTTTATGCCGGGCCGGATGGTCAGCGGGCCCTTTTCGCTCGTCAGGGTGCCGGCTATGGGCGGGTCGTCGGTGTGCCCGCTGAGGTGGTGCCGGCGGGGGACGGGCTGGAGTTGCGGTGGTTCGACGGCCGGGTGTGGGTCTTCGACGGTGCCGGGCGGTTGACGATCGCGGACACGCTGACGTTCGGTTATGCCGACGGGCGGCTGTCTGCCGTGACGGATCGTGGTGGGCGGTCCGTTGCGATTTCCTGGGACGGCGATCGGATCGGGTCGGTCGGGGACGTTGTCTACGCGTACTCCGGCGGGGTTTTGATCTCTGCTGGCGATCAGCGGTATGAGCTTGATGAGCAGGGCCGTGTCTCCGCGGTGGTTGACGCTGATGGTGTCGCCGAGGCTCGGAACAGCTATGACGTGGCTGGGCGTGTGGTGGAGCAGGTGTCGCGGTTCGGGCGGCGCACCCGCTACGTGTATCTGCCGGGGCGCGTCACGGTCGTGGGCGACTTCGACGGCGGTATCACGAACACCTATGTGCATGATCAGAACGGTCGGCTGTTGTCGGTCACCGATGGTCATGGTGAGCGGCTGAGCCGCACGTATGACGAGTGGGGTAATCCGGTTACGGTGACCGACCGCAAGGGCGCGGTGTCCACGATGCGGTGGGACGATCGTGGACGGCTGCTGCGGCGGGCGCTGCCGGCGGGTGAGATCTTCGAGTACCGCTACGACGACGCCGGACGTGTCCTCGCCGTGACGGCCGGTGACGCTCATGTCCGATACCGATACTCCGGTGAGGAACGGACGCCCTCCGAGATCGTCGATGCCGAGGGCGGTGTCACGCGGCTGGAGGTGCGTGACGGGCTCGTGCAGCGGGTGACCGATCCGGACGGTGTGAGCCTGGATTTCGGTTTCGACGCCGCCGGGGACATGGTCACGGTCACCGACGGGCTGGGCAACACCGCTCGTCTGGAGCGTGACGCCGAGGGCAGGCTGGTCACGACGGTCACGCCGCTGGGCAGGCAGACCCGTTTCCGGTACGACGGGAGGGGCCGCCTGGTCGAACGGGAGGACCCGGCCGGTGGGATCTGGCGGTACGAATACTCCCCGGCCGGTCGGATCGTGTCCGTTACCGATCCGGGCGGCGCGCGCCGGGAGACCCGTTACGGGCCGCACGGCTCGGCGGAGGCGACGGTCGACCCGCTCGGGCGGATCACCAGCCGGCATCACGACGACATGGGCAACCTGGCCCGGCTGATCGCTCCGGACGGCGCGAAGTGGGACTTCACCTACGACGCGCTGTCGCGGCTCACCGCCACCACCGACCCGGCGGGCGCGACGTGGCTGCGGGAGTACGACGCCGAGGGCAACCCGGTCGGCACCGTCGACCCGGCCGGCGTGCACCGCACCGTGGCCGTCGACCGGAACGGCCGGATCACCGGACTCGGCGACGGGCTCACCGGCAGCGCCTTCGAGTACGACGAACTCGGCCGGACGACCGCTCACCTGCGCCCGGACGGGACGGCGGCCCGGGCGGGATACGACAGGTGCGGCCGCCGGACGACGATCACGGATCCGGTCGGCGGGGTGACCCGGATCGAGTACACGCCGGGTGGCCGGATTCGCCGGCTCCTCTCGCCGGGTGGACGCGAGACCGTTTTCGACTATGACGCGGCGGGCCGGCGGGTGGCCCGGGTGGACGGAGCGGGGCGGCGGACGGAGTACCGCTACGACGCCGACGGCACCCTGATCGCCGCCGGGCCCGCTGCCTCCCGCCCGCCTGCGGCCGGCGCGGACGACGCCGGCCGTGTTGTCCCGGCCGGCGCGGACGACGGCGGCCTCGCGGCCGGGACGGTCACGTTCGGCTACGACGACGCCGGTCGGCTCGTGGATCGGGACGGCACCCGGTACCGCTACGACGCCGTCGGGCGGGTCGTCGCGGTCACCGATCCCGCCGGTGGGACCCGCCGTTACGAGCGGGACCCGGCCGGCCGCGTCGTCGCCGCCATCGATCCGCTCGGGAACCGGACCACGTACGAGTACCACCCACGCGGCTGGCTCACCACGATCACCGACCCGCTCGGCGGGACCGTCACGCGCCGTCACGACGAGATGGGCCGGGTCGTCGCGGAGACCGACCCGCTGGGACGGGTCACCACCTTCACCTGGGATCCGGCCGGGCGGCTGATCTCCCGCACCGACGGCGCGGGACGGACGGTCACCTGGAGCTACGACACTTCGGGCCGGGTCGTGACGATGGCGGCCGCCGACGGTTCCACCGTGACGTTCCGGCGGGACACGCTCGGGCGGCCGGTCAGCATCAGCGACGGGCCGCACGAGCAGCGCCTGACCTGGGACCGGGCCGGCCGGCTGGTGTCGCGGGAGCGGGACGGGCTGGTGCTGGGCCGCCGGTACGGCCCGGACGGCGAACGGACCGCGCTGATCCTGCCGGACGGTTCGGAGACCACATACCGTTATGACGCCGGTGGTCTTCTGTCCGGTGTGACAAGTCCGGTGACGGGTCATCTCGCTGTCACAAGGGACGCTCTGGGACGAATCGTCGCGGTGTCCGGAGATCATAGTGGAGCCGCTGCGACCTGGGAATATGACCCGCGGGGACGAGTTGCCGGGTATCGGCTCGGGCAGCGGGAGACGCGGCTGACCCGGGATGCCGCGGGGCGGGTCGTGGCGGACGGGAGGAACACCTACCGTTACGACGCGGCCGGTCAACTGGTGGCGGCCGGTGAGCGGACCTTGGAGTACGACGCGGCGGGGCGGCTGGTCCGTGACGGGGACCGGACCTTCGACTACGACGCGGCGGGTCAGCTGGGCGGATGCGAGTACGACGGGTCCGGGCGGCGGTTGCGGGACCCTGACCGGACGTACCAATGGGATGGTTTTGGTCGTCTCTCCTCGATCACCGTGGGAGATCGCCGGATTCCGGTGCGCGTCGACATCACGGGTGAGCTCGCCGAAGTCGACGGGAAGGCGGTGCTGTGGGATCGCGCGCCGTGCTGGATCGGTGGCGAGGCGGTGGCCGGGCCGGGCGTGCCGTGGCAGATGGGCGCGACGTCGCTGGAGCCGGACTGGCAGGGCACGCCGGCCGGTGCGGAGCGTGACGTCTGGGGTGCTCCGGCGCTGGCCGAGCCGGGGATCGGGTATCGCGGTGAGCTGGAGTTCGGCGGGCTGACCTGGTTGCGCAACCGGGTCTACGATCCCTCGTCGCGGGCGTTCCTGAGCCCCGATCCGCTACCCGCCGTTCCGGGAACCGCGTGGTCCGGGAACCCCTATCACTACGCCGGCAACGATCCGGTCGGCCATGCCGATCCGCTCGGGCTGCGACCGATTTCGGACAGCGAACTGGCTGCCTATCGGGAGGGCATGGGCAGCGGGTTCTTCGAGGACGCGGCCGACTGGGTGGGGGAGAACTGGGAGTACCTCGCGGCCGGCGCGATGGTGGTCGGCGGAGTCGCGCTGATGTTCACCGGTGTCGGCGGGCCGGCCGGGATCGCGTTGATGGCGGCCTCCGGCGGGTTGATCGCGGGCGGGGCGAGCGCGGGCATCCAGAAGTTCACGACGGGTGAGGTGAACTGGGGGCAGGTCGGGCGGGACGCGCTGATCGGGGCGGCGGCCGGTGGCGTCGGGGCGGGGACTGTCGCGGCGCTGAGCAGTTCCACGCGCCTGGCCGCGACGAATCCGTTCGTCCGTGAGCTGGTGGTCAACGGCGCGGAATCGGTGGTGAGCGGGGGGATCGACCGAGGGCTGACCGGCGGCGACATCTTCAACCCGCGAGCGCTGACGGCGGATCTGCTCGGTGGCGGCGTACTCCATTCGCCGGCCGCGCTCAGGTCGCCCGCACCCGGTGAACTGGTGGACGTGTGGCGGTTCCACAATGCCGCCGACCCGCAGACGTTGCGATCGCGGCTCTCCGCTGAACCGCCGCACACGCAGCGGCTCTACGAGTGGGCCCTCGAGAACGATCCGACCCTGTTCCCGCAGATGCGCGAGGAACACGCCACGGGCTTCTACACCCACAGTCCGTTCGTCAGCGTCACCGACAATCCGGCTGCGGCCGCCGCGACCACCGATCCCGGATTGAGCACCATCATCAACGGATTCCCGGGCCCGTCCTACATGCAGGCCCCGGACATGAGCTACTTCCGGGTGCCCGGTGACCGGTTGCATCGGCCGGACTTCGAGTTGTCCCATCAGGAAGGCGAATTGCTCTTCTATGGTGACGATCTCGCCGATTTCCTGGTGGAGACTCGACCCAATCCCTATCTGCTGCCACCGAGCGGAGGACCATGA
- a CDS encoding WXG100-like domain-containing protein, with product MVDLRGISEDVPFDGEAATRLAAQLRAGADECEGVIPRRTAVATVATEEWRGVYARQFATRMGICVTDAQRLATAMRQAANQVDELARLAREEQARREKAREWQRRQQDEGVLEKIGDFFFGEDEDDLPPVPDPITPPFYTLPPPAMAARE from the coding sequence ATGGTCGATCTACGGGGGATTTCCGAGGACGTGCCGTTCGACGGTGAGGCGGCCACCCGGCTCGCCGCCCAGTTGCGCGCCGGCGCCGACGAGTGCGAGGGGGTGATTCCCCGGCGCACGGCGGTCGCGACGGTCGCCACCGAGGAGTGGCGCGGCGTCTACGCGCGGCAGTTCGCGACCCGGATGGGCATCTGTGTCACCGACGCGCAGCGCCTCGCGACCGCGATGCGCCAGGCCGCGAACCAGGTGGACGAGCTGGCCCGGCTGGCTCGTGAGGAGCAGGCGCGCCGGGAGAAGGCGCGCGAGTGGCAGCGCCGGCAGCAGGACGAGGGCGTCCTCGAGAAGATCGGCGACTTCTTCTTCGGCGAGGACGAGGACGACCTGCCGCCGGTTCCGGACCCGATCACCCCACCGTTCTACACGCTGCCGCCCCCGGCCATGGCGGCTCGGGAGTGA
- a CDS encoding pyrophosphorylase, which translates to MAARVLSTDQAKTSIQQIQSIINGGLTDQIAQLDAQGKMLSNPDVWDGPLAQQFRDQTWPETKTALDKAKQELDQLRDQLQKIAQNIMSAGGGY; encoded by the coding sequence ATGGCGGCACGCGTACTCTCGACGGATCAGGCGAAGACATCCATCCAGCAGATCCAATCGATCATCAACGGCGGGCTCACCGATCAGATCGCCCAGCTCGACGCGCAGGGAAAGATGCTCTCCAACCCCGACGTGTGGGACGGGCCGCTCGCGCAGCAATTCCGTGATCAGACATGGCCGGAGACGAAGACCGCGCTCGACAAGGCGAAACAGGAATTGGATCAATTGCGCGACCAGCTGCAGAAGATCGCTCAGAACATCATGAGCGCCGGTGGCGGATACTGA
- a CDS encoding protein kinase domain-containing protein, protein MADEEPLGREYLLHEEIGRGAVAVVRRATSRAGGPPLAAKLLRPEYASDARVRELFLREQAALRDLDHPNIVGLRDLVVEGGTLALIMDFVDGPNLRRYLEFRGGRLQVAEVAAIAGQAAAALAAAHAHGVVHLDLKPENILVVPGAGPPQTRITDFGVAVLLHDAERGAPGGTPGYTAPEVFGGAPPTAAADVWSLGVLIAELATGNPSMDPAALPPALAPVARDCLAADPRRRPPSRRVAAYLRSLAASAEQRAPGISDQRTPSAAGQPGSAPAGAGPAAPWAADQPGSAPAGAGPAAPWAGGSPAAPPGVPAPFAAAPAAGLNDTRLRPGATPPAPPPESSPSPPPPSRWRRGPLVTLGVAALVAATLVGINAAAAGERDDPDDKPTALPSVTVSESSTPSSPPPTKDPVANLRVTLAGRVEDGAGTLAIAIRDGTAIAYICDGNRVESWLQGTAKSGQLSLEGKDGSRIAGTFDANSAEGDVTVAGDTHAFTVKKVKKPSGLYRTAARVRGAQVEGSWIVLADGTQVGVLSREGVPAPAPPLDVSGGTVTIDGSTLGTTAIDADSGEGF, encoded by the coding sequence ATGGCCGATGAGGAGCCGCTCGGCCGGGAATACCTCCTGCACGAGGAGATCGGCCGGGGCGCCGTGGCGGTGGTCCGGCGGGCGACGAGCCGGGCCGGAGGCCCGCCGCTGGCCGCGAAACTGCTGCGCCCGGAGTACGCGTCGGACGCTCGCGTCCGCGAGCTGTTCCTCCGCGAGCAGGCGGCGCTGCGCGACCTCGACCATCCGAACATCGTGGGCCTGCGCGACCTGGTCGTCGAGGGCGGCACCCTGGCTCTGATCATGGACTTCGTGGACGGCCCGAACCTGCGCCGTTACCTGGAGTTCCGCGGCGGCCGCCTCCAGGTCGCCGAGGTCGCCGCGATCGCCGGGCAGGCCGCCGCGGCCCTGGCCGCCGCCCACGCGCACGGCGTCGTCCACCTCGACCTGAAACCGGAGAACATCCTGGTCGTCCCGGGCGCCGGGCCGCCGCAGACGCGGATCACCGACTTCGGGGTGGCGGTGCTGCTGCACGACGCCGAGCGGGGCGCGCCGGGCGGCACGCCGGGATACACCGCGCCGGAGGTCTTCGGCGGCGCGCCACCCACCGCCGCGGCGGACGTGTGGTCGCTGGGCGTGCTGATCGCCGAACTCGCGACCGGGAACCCGTCGATGGACCCGGCAGCGCTGCCGCCGGCACTGGCGCCGGTGGCCCGGGACTGTTTGGCGGCCGACCCGCGCCGGCGTCCGCCGTCCCGGCGGGTGGCCGCCTACCTGCGCAGCCTGGCGGCGTCGGCGGAGCAGCGGGCGCCCGGAATCTCTGATCAGCGCACGCCGTCGGCCGCCGGCCAGCCGGGGTCCGCGCCTGCGGGAGCCGGGCCGGCCGCGCCCTGGGCCGCCGACCAGCCGGGGTCCGCGCCTGCGGGAGCCGGGCCGGCCGCGCCGTGGGCCGGCGGCTCTCCGGCCGCGCCGCCTGGCGTCCCGGCACCGTTCGCCGCCGCGCCGGCCGCCGGGTTGAACGACACGCGCCTGCGCCCCGGTGCCACCCCGCCCGCTCCTCCCCCGGAGTCCTCACCATCACCGCCGCCGCCCTCCCGCTGGCGGCGCGGTCCACTCGTCACACTCGGTGTGGCGGCCCTGGTCGCGGCCACCCTGGTCGGCATCAACGCGGCCGCGGCCGGCGAGCGGGACGATCCCGATGACAAGCCCACCGCACTGCCCAGCGTGACGGTCTCGGAGAGCTCCACGCCGAGCAGCCCGCCGCCGACGAAGGACCCGGTCGCGAACCTGCGTGTCACCCTGGCCGGCCGGGTCGAGGACGGCGCCGGAACCCTCGCGATCGCGATCCGCGACGGCACGGCGATCGCGTACATCTGCGACGGCAACCGCGTCGAGTCGTGGTTGCAGGGCACGGCGAAGTCCGGGCAGCTCAGCCTCGAGGGCAAGGACGGCAGCCGGATCGCCGGCACGTTCGACGCCAACTCCGCCGAGGGTGACGTCACCGTGGCGGGTGACACGCACGCGTTCACCGTGAAGAAGGTGAAGAAGCCGTCCGGGCTCTACCGCACCGCCGCCCGGGTTCGCGGCGCGCAGGTGGAGGGCTCGTGGATCGTGCTCGCCGACGGCACCCAGGTCGGTGTGCTGAGCCGCGAGGGCGTACCGGCCCCGGCGCCACCGCTCGACGTGTCCGGCGGAACCGTCACGATCGACGGCTCCACGCTGGGCACCACCGCGATCGACGCCGACAGCGGGGAGGGATTCTGA
- a CDS encoding DUF6529 family protein, giving the protein MEAATLRRPRVWLPVVAGVGVAVTLGVYGRLHDPAGTSGIGDALRLQSSKVWLATTVFLLAAVQLTTAFSLYGRLPSAPWIPALHRWSGRVALLLSLPIAVHCLYALGFSSGSPRTLAHSVLGCLFYGAFVTKMLLISRPGDSRPWMLPLAGGLVLTAITGLWLTSSLWFFTTVGF; this is encoded by the coding sequence GTGGAGGCGGCCACCCTCCGGCGGCCCCGCGTGTGGCTGCCCGTGGTGGCCGGCGTCGGGGTCGCCGTCACCCTCGGTGTCTACGGCCGCCTGCACGACCCGGCCGGCACGTCCGGCATCGGCGACGCGCTGCGCCTGCAGTCCAGCAAGGTGTGGCTCGCCACGACGGTCTTTCTTCTCGCCGCAGTCCAGCTCACCACAGCATTTTCCCTGTACGGGCGTCTGCCGTCCGCGCCGTGGATCCCCGCCCTGCACCGATGGAGTGGCCGCGTCGCCCTGCTGTTATCCCTGCCGATCGCGGTGCACTGCCTGTACGCGCTCGGTTTCAGCTCAGGCAGCCCTCGGACGCTCGCCCACTCGGTGCTGGGCTGCCTGTTCTACGGCGCGTTCGTCACGAAGATGCTGCTGATCAGCCGCCCCGGCGACTCCCGGCCGTGGATGCTGCCATTGGCCGGCGGCCTGGTCCTGACCGCGATCACCGGCCTCTGGCTGACCTCGTCCCTCTGGTTCTTCACCACCGTCGGCTTCTGA
- a CDS encoding response regulator transcription factor, with the protein MRIVIAEDSVLLRAGLTKLLADGGFDVVDAVADAEQLLRAVAEHRPDLALIDVRMPPTHTDEGIRAALVIRHQFPAVAVLVLSQYVEERYATDLLSVRTSGVGYLLKDRVAHVSEFLEALRRVAAGGTALDPEVVAQLLVRHRQDPMDRLTPRELEVLRLMAEGRSNHGIVDILKVSHSAVEKYITSILSKLDLPPTDADHRRVLAVLRFLRI; encoded by the coding sequence GTGCGGATCGTGATCGCCGAGGACTCGGTGCTGCTCCGCGCGGGCCTGACCAAACTGCTCGCCGACGGCGGGTTCGACGTCGTCGACGCGGTGGCGGACGCCGAGCAACTGCTGCGTGCGGTCGCCGAGCACCGTCCCGACCTGGCTCTGATCGACGTGCGGATGCCGCCCACCCACACCGACGAGGGCATCCGCGCCGCCCTCGTCATCCGGCACCAGTTCCCCGCGGTCGCCGTCCTCGTGCTGTCGCAGTACGTCGAGGAGCGGTACGCCACCGACCTGCTGTCCGTGCGGACCAGCGGCGTCGGATATCTGCTCAAGGACCGGGTCGCCCATGTGTCCGAGTTCCTCGAAGCCCTGCGCCGGGTGGCCGCCGGGGGCACCGCCCTGGACCCCGAGGTGGTCGCGCAGCTGCTGGTCCGCCACCGCCAGGACCCGATGGACCGGCTCACACCCCGCGAGCTGGAGGTGCTGCGGCTGATGGCGGAGGGCCGCTCCAACCACGGCATCGTCGACATCCTGAAGGTCAGTCACAGCGCCGTCGAGAAATACATCACCAGCATCCTCAGCAAGCTCGACCTGCCCCCCACCGACGCCGACCACCGCCGCGTCCTCGCCGTGCTGCGGTTCCTGCGCATCTGA
- a CDS encoding sensor histidine kinase, translating into MTSVETAVPRRGGGLPTVLGALWSARTWRATLHALAGLPLGVAAFALTCGLPVGAGYSAIWRLLYASGDDPALTILFAVLTVTATLSLPWVVRGLSAAQRRRFRDLLGVEIPPSHGWWRQFGYHVLSLFIGVAGAAAVAACWSATLLAWTEPAYLILTVPALVAAPWVARVVARADTAAARALLGPSRNEELSVRVETLSRSRAEVVAATDAERRRIERDLHDGAQQRLVSLAMNLGMARASLTDLPAPARQAIVEAHDEATQALAELREFVRGLHPAVLDDRGLDAALSGIAARAPVPVRVAVSVPGRCSPVVEAVAYFVVSEALTNVARHAHASRAEVTVDRVADRLRVVVTDDGRGGATPAGGTGLRGLAQRAASVDGTFAVHSPAGGPTTVTVELPCGS; encoded by the coding sequence GTGACCTCGGTGGAAACGGCTGTACCCCGGCGCGGCGGTGGGCTCCCCACGGTGCTCGGCGCCCTCTGGTCGGCGCGCACCTGGCGTGCCACCCTCCACGCGCTGGCCGGGCTGCCGCTCGGCGTGGCCGCCTTCGCGCTGACGTGCGGGTTGCCGGTCGGCGCCGGCTACAGCGCGATCTGGAGACTGCTGTACGCCTCCGGCGACGATCCCGCGCTGACCATTCTGTTCGCCGTGCTCACGGTGACCGCCACGCTGTCGCTGCCCTGGGTGGTGCGGGGCCTGTCCGCGGCGCAGCGCCGGCGCTTCCGTGACCTGCTCGGCGTCGAGATCCCACCGTCGCACGGGTGGTGGCGGCAGTTCGGCTACCACGTGCTCAGCCTGTTCATCGGGGTGGCCGGCGCCGCCGCGGTGGCGGCCTGCTGGTCGGCGACTCTGCTGGCCTGGACCGAGCCCGCCTACCTGATCCTCACGGTGCCGGCGCTCGTCGCCGCACCGTGGGTGGCCCGCGTCGTGGCGCGCGCCGACACGGCGGCGGCCCGGGCACTCCTCGGGCCGAGCCGCAACGAGGAGCTGTCCGTGCGGGTGGAGACGCTGTCACGCAGCCGCGCCGAGGTCGTCGCCGCCACCGACGCCGAGCGCCGCCGGATCGAGCGCGACCTGCACGACGGCGCCCAGCAGCGGCTGGTCTCCCTGGCGATGAACCTCGGCATGGCCCGGGCCAGCCTCACCGACCTGCCCGCACCGGCCCGGCAGGCCATCGTGGAGGCCCACGACGAGGCCACACAGGCCCTCGCCGAGTTGCGGGAGTTCGTCCGCGGCCTGCACCCGGCGGTGCTTGACGACCGTGGCCTCGACGCGGCGCTGTCCGGCATCGCCGCCCGCGCGCCCGTCCCGGTGCGGGTGGCCGTCAGCGTGCCGGGTCGCTGCTCGCCGGTCGTCGAGGCGGTCGCCTACTTCGTCGTCTCGGAGGCTCTCACCAACGTCGCCAGGCACGCCCACGCGAGCCGTGCCGAGGTCACCGTGGACCGCGTCGCCGACCGGCTCCGCGTCGTCGTCACCGACGACGGCCGAGGCGGCGCCACACCCGCCGGGGGTACGGGACTGCGCGGACTCGCTCAGCGCGCCGCGTCAGTCGACGGGACGTTCGCGGTGCACAGCCCGGCCGGCGGGCCGACGACGGTCACGGTGGAGCTGCCGTGCGGATCGTGA